The Streptomyces achromogenes DNA segment TTCGCCGACGGCCCCGGAGCCCTGGAGGGCATCCTGCGGGGCATCGTCGACGACGTCGAGCGCGCCGTGCACGAGCCGCTGGAGATCTTCCCGGTCTGCCACCACTCGCCGGCCTCGGCGATCGCCATGGCGCGCCGGCTGCGCGAGAAGCAGCCGAAGGTCGTCTACCTCGAGCTGTGCGAGGACATGGCGCCGCTCCTCACCGAGTTGCGCAACTGCCGGCTGCCGGTGGCGGTGCAGTCGTTCGCCACCGAGATCGAGGGGTTCCCCGCCGACTGGTCGCCGCTGTCGGTGGTCGCGCCGGTCACCGAGGCCTCCGCCGAGTACCAGGCCATCGCCTACGCGCTCGACACGCCGGGCGTCGAACTGGTCCTCGTCGACCGCTCCTCCGACCACGTCTTCCAGTGGGAGACCGACTCCGGCGCCGTCCCCCTGGCCGAGGCCGGCGCCGAGGGGCCCGAGACACCGGAGCAGAGCGCCCTGCACGGTGACGCCGTCGGCGTGGAGATCGGCGACCTGCGCCCGCGCTTCGCCGAACTGGAGGAGCACCTGCTGCGTCACGGCCGGGTGCGGCACTGGTCGGAGTGGTGGCACCAGTACGTGGAACTGCCCCTCGGCGACAGCGACCACGACACCTACCGCCAGGTGATGCTGCTCATCGGCAGCCTCTTCCGGCGCCTCGCCCCCGGCGACCCCGGGAAGGTGCGGGTCGACGAGGACCGCGAACGGTACATGTGGACGCGGATGCGCGAGCACCTGGCCGTCACCGGCGCCGACCCCGCCGACTGCCTCTACGTCTGCGGCGCCTTCCACGCGGCCAGCCGCGTCGCCGAGTTCGGCGTGCACGGCAGCGACGGCTTCGTCATCAGCCCGCCCAGCGGCACCCGATGGCGGCACGGCCTCATCCCCTCCAGCCATGCGGCGATCGAGGCGCAGTTCGGCCTCGCGGCGGGCTCGGTGTCCATCGCCGCGGCCGAATGGGCGAAGAACGTCCGGCGCACCGGCGTCCGCCCCTACCGCCTGGACGGCCAGGCGGGCACGAAGAAGACCACCAGGAGGACCACGCAGCCGAAGAAGGCCCTGCCCGCCGCCCTGGAACCCGCACCCCCGCCCGCCGACCGGCTCAGCGGATTCCTCCGGCGCCCGCCCGCCCTCGACGCCCTCGACGAGGCCGAACTGCTCGGCTGGTCGGTGGAGATCGTGCGGGCCGCCCGCCGCAACGGCTACCTCGCCTCCACCGCCGACGCCATCGCCGTCTTCGAGACGTCCATCATGCTCGCCGGGATGCGCGACCGCGCCAAGCCCACCCCGTACGACTTCCAGGACGCGGCGGTCACCTGCATCGAGAAGGACGCCGTGCCGGGCCGGCGGGACGTCGGCCGGCTCGTCGAGATCATGATGGGCGGCGACCGCCTCGGCCAGGTCGGCTACGACGCGCTGCCACCGCTCGCCCGCGACGTGCACGACCGGCTCGCCCCGCTGAACCTCAGGCTCGAGCAGCGCGGAGTGCAGCGCGCCCTGCTCGACATCGCCTCCCAGCCGGACCTGGCGCACTGCTCCGACCTGCTGTGGATGCTGCGCCGGCTGCTGCCGCCGGGCGCCGCCCGGCCGATCATGGGCGAACGGCGGCTCGGCGAGCGCTCCCTCCAGGA contains these protein-coding regions:
- a CDS encoding DUF5682 family protein; this translates as MSGAFDALRGQLHEAATAFADGPGALEGILRGIVDDVERAVHEPLEIFPVCHHSPASAIAMARRLREKQPKVVYLELCEDMAPLLTELRNCRLPVAVQSFATEIEGFPADWSPLSVVAPVTEASAEYQAIAYALDTPGVELVLVDRSSDHVFQWETDSGAVPLAEAGAEGPETPEQSALHGDAVGVEIGDLRPRFAELEEHLLRHGRVRHWSEWWHQYVELPLGDSDHDTYRQVMLLIGSLFRRLAPGDPGKVRVDEDRERYMWTRMREHLAVTGADPADCLYVCGAFHAASRVAEFGVHGSDGFVISPPSGTRWRHGLIPSSHAAIEAQFGLAAGSVSIAAAEWAKNVRRTGVRPYRLDGQAGTKKTTRRTTQPKKALPAALEPAPPPADRLSGFLRRPPALDALDEAELLGWSVEIVRAARRNGYLASTADAIAVFETSIMLAGMRDRAKPTPYDFQDAAVTCIEKDAVPGRRDVGRLVEIMMGGDRLGQVGYDALPPLARDVHDRLAPLNLRLEQRGVQRALLDIASQPDLAHCSDLLWMLRRLLPPGAARPIMGERRLGERSLQESWDLALGTHQRALIELGYEGVSIEQVLEQRLRRAAYAPQATAAQVLEAVEDATLHLRSRRLADELGTRALEVLAHERSVDGAPEVLRRVRRLLAYHRTAEPVLPPWIESFVTTGYAHYCTLLPTAFTDEDATVRQVAAMLGFLFGMESLALSLGCDRAQLELALAQSHPTEPARTALLWAAQTHLGTLPRPRLRARCDELLGNPLVVPAYPRYLSGFVHALEPVPGLADFVVEAVSNAFARLPDRVLLPWLPTLITTLRAGGAELAPLLIREAGRVFPARLPELDAWVPPWRLPQEPAGVRPRAGEEAAGGGVPLLAAHPAACDALADLLGCDGEWETAGPDPSGAVLLGRHPVTAAALEALLAVT